Part of the Thiobacter sp. AK1 genome is shown below.
ATGCCCGTCCTCGAAGTCGGTTGCTCTCACCTGCGGAACTCAGGGCCATGGCCGAGTCCGGAATGGAAATCGGCTCCCACACCATCACACACCCGCGACTGCCAGAGCTCGGGGATGAGGACTTAAGGCGCGAGCTCATGGACTCGAAATCGCGGCTGGAAGACCTCCTCGGCCGGCAGGTGCCCAGCTTCGCCTACCCTTATGGCAAATGGGATGAGCGTTGCGAGGCCGCGGTCAAAGCGGCAGGCTATGCCTCGGCCTGCCATACCCGCACGGGCTGGGCGCTGCGGGATGGCAACCCCTATCGCCTGCGGCGGCTGACTGTCTTCAACAAGGACTCGACTTCCGTGCTTGCCCGCAAGCTGGCGTGGGGCTCCCACGACGTGGCCTGGCAGCAAGTGGCGCGCCATGCCCTATCACAGATCGCGGCGAGAATCTGACGATGCCTGCCATCTCCGTCATCATGCCCTGCTACAACGCCGCCCGCTTCCTGCCGATGAGCGTGGGCAGCGTGTTGGCCCAAACATTTTCCGACTGGGAACTGATCGCCGTGGATGACGGGTCCACCGATGACACGGCAGAGGTGCTTGCAACGCTCCCAGACCCGCGGATCCAGATCATTCGCCAACGCAATCGCGGCCTGCCCGCATCGCGAAACGCTGGGCTAGAGCACGCCACGGGACAATTCGTGGCCTTTCTCGATGCCGATGACACTTGGCACCCGGAGTTTATGGAGGCGATGGTGCGGGCCCTGGAAACCACCGACCGGTCTGCGATTGCCTATTGTGGCTGGCAAAACGTAGGGTTGGCCGAAGGGCGTGGCCAACCTTTCGTCCCGCCTGACTACGAAACGCCGGACAAACCAGTGAACTTGCTCAAAGGCTGTCGCTGGCCGGTGCACGCGGCGATGCTGCCCACTGGCTTGGCCAAGGCGGTACGCGGCTTCGACGAGCAACAGAAGGCGGCCGAGGACTTCGATTTCTGGCTGCGAACGGCGATAGACGTGCCATTGGTTCGCGTCGCGCGCGTGCTGGCTTATTACCACCATCATGGCTCGGGTCAAATGACCCGCGATCGCGCCAAGATCGCCCGCTACCAGGTGAGAGCCCAGCAAAAATTCCTTGCCACTCATCCGGAGATCCGACGACAACTGGGGCGGCAAACCGTTCGCCACGTGCTGTGGGGCCCCGTGTTGCGCATGGGCTACGAAAGTTACTGGCAGCGGGATTTGCCGGCCGCCCGCAGAATCTTTCGGGAGGTCATGAAACACGGCTATGGGGGCCTGAAAGACTGGCTCTACATGCTGCCCGCGTGGCTGCCAGAATCCTGGCATGCAGGGTTATTGCGTGTGCGCGAAGATACACCCCGTGAGGGAACATCATGACCGTGGCTCCAGTGGCTTACCTTGTCATGGCTCATCACAAGCCGCAGCAGTTGCTTCGTCTGCTGGAGCGCCTGCGGAGAGACAGCCCCAACGCCTTGATCGCGCTTCATTTCGATGGCAAGCAGCCGGTACCGGAACCGGCGCGCCTGGCGGCATTGGATGTGGGCCTCATCATCCCTCGCATCACCGTGCAGTGGGGTGACTATTCTATGGTCGAGGCCGTGCTCGCGGGATACCGACGACTGCTCACGGAAAATGGCTGGCGTTACGTGCAACTCATCAGCGGCCAGGACTATCCTTTGCGTCCCTTGGCCCAGAGCGAGCGAGCGCTTCTTAAAGAGGCCCAGGATGCCTATCTCGATGCCTCGCCGGAGCATGAGTATCTTTACCGGTATTGCTATCGCTACTGGGTTCTACCGAAGTTTCGCCACGCCTACCTCCTGCCGCCCTGGGTGAAAGCTTTCGCTGGCATTGTGCGCACGCGACTCAACCAATCTCAGCGTTTCATTCGGCTCGAACGGCGGCCCCGCGGCCTGCCTCAACTGCTCGGTGTCAGGCGTCATCGCTTGCCGTTTAGCGAGTCTTGGCCCTGCTGGTTTGGCAGCGACTGGTTCGTGCTGTCTCGCCAGGCCGTCGAATATCTCCTGGAAACGCTAGACCAGAGACCCGGTCTGGTCGCCTTGTATCGCACCAGCTTGATCCCTTCTGAATCACTCTTCGCCACCGTGTTGTGCAACAGCCCCTTGCGCGTGCACTGCGGTGACAACAGACGCTTCATTTTGTGGGCGAGTGACACGGCCGCTCATCCGGTCACACTCACCATGGAACATTTACCGGCCATGATCGCATCCGGCAAGGATTTCGGCCGCAAGTTCGACGCGGATCGAGATAGCGCCGTGCTGGACGCATTGGATCGCATACTCGATGCGGGCCACACCTTGGGAGCACATGATGGAGCCTGAGCGCCTCCATGCCACAGTGATCGTCTGCACTTACAATCGCGCCCAGTCTCTCGCGGAAACGTTGCAGTGCCTGCGCAATCAACAAGTCATGGCCGGTCGCACCTGGGAAGTGATCGTCGTGGACAACAACTCCCGCGACGACACGCGTGCCGTAGTGGCACGCTTCCAGGCACAGTGGCCGATCCTTCGCTATGTCTTCCATCCAACCCAGGGACTATCCCACGCCCGTAACCGAGGTATTGCCGAAGCACGGGGCGAGATTCTTCTGTTCACGGACGATGACGTGCATCCAGAGCCGGACTGGCTGGAACAAGTTTTGAGCGGCATGGCGCAGCATGGGGCTGATGCATGTGGCGGTTTTATCGCGCCCATGTTCGAAATCGCGCCTCCAGCCTGGTTCACGCCGCGTTTCTATGGCTTCGTCGCGGTGCGCACCGAACGCACCGATGACTATCCCATCACCGACCCCAGCCAGGCACCCTTCGGCGCGAACATGGCCTTCTGCCGCTGGGTTTTCGACCGCGTTGGGCTCTTCGACACGCGTCGTGGCCGCACCGGCCAGGTGCTGGCCAGCGGTGAGGACGGGGAGATGTTCGAGCGTATCCTCGCCGCGGGGCTCAAGGTAGTGTTTCTCGGCCGGGCCCGTGTGCATCACAAGGTGGAAACCTTCCGGCTTACGCGGCGCTACCTTCTGCGGTGGCGTTATCAGACCAGCCGTAACATTGCCGAGAGCCGCGATGTACCCGGCACGCGACGGCTGCTCAACGTCCCCCTGTATCTTCTCCCCCAAACTTTGCGTGCCGTGGGCCGTGCCGTGGCGGGCAGCGTGTTCGCTACGCCAGACGAAGCGGTTCATCGACAAATCATCGTCGCCCATTTTCTGGGCACGTTGCACGGCCTGTTGCGGCGTCGTCGGTCATGAGCGATTCCATGCCGGGCAACGGTGTCAAGCAACTGACCATTCTCATCTGCACCCACAACCGCGCCACACTCTTGGCGCGCGCTCTCGAATCTCTGAACGCGGCCAAGCGGCCTACAGGATGGCGCGTGGATATTTTGGTCGTGGCCAACGCCTGCACCGATGACACACACGCATTGCTGGAACGGGAGGCCACGCGCAGCATCCAAGATGCCTCCGTGCTGCCGCTGTCCTGGTTCAGCGAAGCGCAGCCCGGCAAGGTGCACGCCTTGAACGCCGCCATCCCGCGGCTGCGCACCGCAGACCTGGTGGCCTTCGTGGATGACGATCAGCGGGTCGCGCAGGACTATCTGCTGGCGGCCTGTCGAGCCGCGGACGCATGGCCGCAGTTCAGCCTGTTCTGTGGCCGCATCGTCCCGGACTGGGATGGCAGTGAGCCCCCCTGGGTGCATACCGAAGGGCGTTACGCGATTCGGCCGCGCCCCGTGCCCCAGAGTGGCTGGGGCAGCGAGCCTCGGGAACTCACACCCGCCGATGGTTTACCCGGTGGGGGCGTTCTCGCGCTGCGCGGCGATGTATTCGATCGCGTGGGTGCGTTTTCGGTCAAGCTGGGTCCTCGTGGGCACGACCTGGGCGGCAGCGAGGACGCAGATTTTCTGGAGAGGGCGTTCGCCCTGGGTGAACGCTGCCGCTATGTGCCAGACATGCTGCAGTACCACCATGTGGACCCCAAGCGGCTAAGCATCGCCTATGTGCTCCGGAAGGCATTCGCCCGCTCCAAAACGGAAATCATTCGCCGCCGGGTGCGCACCGGTATCGCGCCCTACCATTGGAAGAAGCTATCGATTTACGTTCTGTCAGCTCTGTGGCCTCCGACGCCTGCGCGCATGCGCTACTACCTGGTGCGCCTCGCCGCCACCCTTGGGGAAATGGCGGGCGCTCATGCTAACCGCTGGCGACCCGCCTGGCGCGACGGAGAAATCCGGCGCACGCGGATGTTTCTTGTGCTGATGATCCTCTCCGCCGCCTCGGCCCTCGCTGCGGGCTGGCAGGCCGCCCCCCGGGGCATGACGCAGGGTATCCTGGCCGTTTCGCTGGTTGCCGCCGGCGCCGCGCTCGGATTGTCCCTGTGGTCGCTGCGCGCCTTCGTGATGGCTGGGCCACGGCTGCCTGCCGAGATCATCCGCCGCTACCGCGTCCAGGCCTTGCTGGCCCAGCTGCGACTCACGGCCTGGGCCTTCGTGATTGCCAGCCTGTTGGCGATTCCTGGTGTGGCCATGCAGCACGCCGTCGCCCGCTGGCTGGGCCAAGGCGCTTCCTTGGGCGGACAACTCGTCGCGGCCTTCACCTCTCTGGTGTTACTTACGGGTCTGCAGTTTCTCCGCCAGTTGCTTTGGCTGCCCGCCAATATCGCCGCCTCGTACCGCTACCGGATCAGCCGCCTCTACCCCATCTGGTTTCGACTCACGCCAACGCGCCTCAAAGGAGCGACCATGCTCGCGGTCGGGGTGCCGACCGCCGCCGCGCTCGCCATGGCACTAGGCGATGCGCTTGAGGGCCGTCTTACGGCTGCGTTGGCCTGGCTCGCGGGGCTGTCCTTCTATGGCCTTCTGGCCTTATGGCTGCGACCTGTGGAGGCGCGCCCGGTCACGGCAGTTCGCCGTGAAGGACCACCCAATCTGCTGCTGCTCGGTTGCGACACGCTGCGCGCGGACCGGCTGGATGGCAGTCACACGCGCAATGCGGCGCCTTTCTTGCTGGAGCTTTCCCGACGCGGGGTGCGGTTTGATGGGTGCTTCACGCCCTGCGCGCGCACGGCACCCTCGCTGCTTGCCCTGCTCACTGGTTGCTGGCCCGCGCGGCTAGGTGTTGGGGACAATTTCGTCCCCGATGAGGCCACCCAGCTGGCCAGCCCTGCGCTGCCGCACATGTTGCGGCGCTGCGGTTATCGGACGCTTGCCTTGTCGGACTGGTGTGGTGCCGATCTGGGCAAGTTCGAGCTCGGATTCGAGCGGGTGGACACGCCTGAGGATCAGTGGAACATTTCATTGTTCATCCGGCAGGGTCCGAAGGACCTGCGGCTATTCCTCGCGCTCTTCACCCACAATGCCTTCGGGCGCCGCTTCCTGCCAGAAATCTTTTATCTGGCCGGCGTGCCCAACACCGACTTCCTGGGACGGGAAGCGCGCCACCTTCTCAGCGAGTGTGCGGCGGACGAGCGTCCTTTTCTGCTCAATGTGTTTTTCTCCACCACCCATGGACCGTTCGGCTCCGAGTATCCCTACTACCTGCGGTACGCGCCCCGCGACTACACGGGCGAGTCCAAGTTCGCCTTGTCCCGCGTGACCGACCCCTGGGAGATCATACGGCGCCAGGCCGAGCCTCGCACCGCCTTCGACTTGGACCAGATCATCGCGCTCTACGATGGCTGCGTGGCGCGCTTCGATGAGGAGGTGCGGGCCATTCTGGCTCACCTGGAAGCGTGTGGGCTCGCGCACAACACCATCATCGTGCTCTACTCGGACCACGGCATGGAGTTCTTCGAGCATGGCACCTGGGGGCAGGGCAACTCGGTGGTGAGTGATGCATCCAACCGCATTCCCCTGGTGATCTGCGGGCCTGGGATCGCACCCAGGGTGGTGACGGAACCCGTGCGCGCCATCGACCTCGCGCCCACCTTGCTCGATCTGTGTGGAATGGCCAAGCGTGAGCAAGCAGCCATGGACGGATGCTCCCTTGTGCGCCTCATGCGGGGCCAGGCGGGCGGCGCGCCGCGGGAGGTTCTCACCGAGACGGGCATCTGGCTTTCGCGCCTGCCCGACATGCATCCCCAGCACAGACTGTACCCACCCCTGACCGAACTTCTCACCGTGCGCGACTTCGCCACCGGCACCATCTCGGTCAAACCCGAGTGGGAATCGGCGGTGCGCCTGGCGAAAGATCGCGCATTGCGTGTTGGTCGCTGGAAGCTGGTCTGCCAGCCCCTGGAAGAAGGGTTGCTGCTGCGACTCTTCGACATGGAAGCCGATCCGGAATGCCGGTTCGACTGCGCCGCCGAGCATCCGGAGCTTTTGCGTAGCCTGTGGCATCGGTTGACCACGCTCGCCGGTCAAGAGCTGGCCGGCAATCCCATTCCCAGTTGCATGACGGGGGAGGCCGCGCGCGGATGAAGCTGACGGAGAAAACCGCCATTCTCGCCGCGGCTGCCTGGCTGCGCCACAGTCCGGTGACTCGTGGCCGCTGGCGCATCATCGCCGCCACATTGCCCCTGCTGCGCCGACAGGGCGATAGGCTAGGGACACGGCTGGTCAAGACGCGCCACGGATTTCGCTTCCATGCCGATCTCGGGGATTGGCTCGGTCAATACGTCTATCTCACGGGGGACTATGAGCCCGCGACCGCTCGCGTCATCGCCAGTCTGCTACGCCCCGGGGACCACTTCGCCGATGTCGGCGCCAATGCCGGCTTCTTCACGCTGCTGGCCGCGCAAGCAGTGGGACTCGAAGGACGCGTGTTCAGCTTCGAGCCTCTGCCCGCGCTGCGCGACCGGCTAGAAGCCGACCTGAAGCTCAACGGCTATCGGAACGTGACGCTATACGATTTCGCGCTGTCGGACCGCGAGGACACCGTGACCTTCCATGAGGGCCCCGCGGGCCACAAGGGCGTTTCCAGTCTGCGCGCGATCGCGGATGCCGCGGCGCGATTCGAGGTTAAGACCCGGCCGATGGACGCATTGATCGAAGAAGTCACGCCGCTGCGGCTGGTCAAGATCGACGTGGAAGGCGCGGAACACCGCGTCGTGCGCGGCATGGCGCGGATCATCGAAACGGACCGTCTTTATCTACTGATGGAAATCACGGACGGGTTTCTGCGTGCGCTGGGAAGCAATGCCGTCGAACTGGCCTGCGACGTGGTCGCCCGCGGCTACTACATGTATGCCATCACCGAGAAGGGCTTGCGCCCAATGAAGCCGAAGCAAGCCGCGCAGGAGAATCAGTACAACGCCCTATTCGCGCCCGAAACGATCGAGCCCGGCTGGATCGGTCTCGATGCCGTCCGTTACCGCGCGCGGCGCGCGAAACGGTCCTTTAGCGCGTGAGCGCCATGCGAACCTGCCTCCTCATCAACAACAGCCCTCAGCCGGGACGGGCTCGTCTCGCCAAGCTGGGCGGCGGCGGCATGAGTCTGCTGGGCCTTATGTCGAAACTGCCGGAATATGGCTGGCAGCCCCACGTCGTGGTGCCCGGCGAAGGACAGTTTACCGAACACGCGCGCGCCTTGGGCTTGCCCGTTGAGGTATACCCTTTTCAACCCTTGACCGCCAGCCGCCCCTTGGCTTGCGCCCTGGGCACGCTGCATTGGTATCGCCTCTTTCGCCGGGTGCGTCCGGCCATCATCCATGGCAACGGTTTCGATCTCAGCCGATCCTTCGCGCTGGCGGCGGGGCTTGCGGGTATTCCCTATGTGACCCACGTGCGCTTTCCCGTGGATGAAGCGGGCGCGCGCTGGACTTTGCATGGCCTGCCCAAGCCTGCCGCATTCATTTTCAACAGCCAGGCCATGCGCGATGCGCTCTGGCCCCTGTTGCAACGGATGACGCCCCGCAGCCGGCCGTACGTAGTGCACAACGCAGTGGACCTGGAACGCTTCCCGCACGCGCCGCTGCCCGCGACGCCGCCGTTTCGAGTGGGTATTGTCGCGAACTTTGCCCCCTTCAAGCGGCACGAAGATTTTCTGCGCATGGCAGCCATTTTGCTTGGCCACCGTACCGACCTGGCGTTCTGGATCGTGGGTGAAGACACGGAGGGTACCGGAAGGCGCGCTCAGTTGGAACAGTTGACACGCAGTCTTGGAATCGAAGCTCACGTGCAGTTTCTCGGGCATCGCACCGACATCCCGGACATCTTGCGGCAACTGTTCGTCCTGATCGTACCTTCCCAGTTCGAGCCCTTTGGCCGGGTCGTGGTGGAAGCCATGGCCTGCGGCCGGCCCGTCATCGGCAGCAGGAGCGGAGGCATTCCCGAAATCATCGAAGATGGCAAAACGGGCTTCCTCAGGAACGTCGGTGACGTCCACGGCTTTGCTGAGGCGGTTCTCACTCTCCTTTCCAACCCGACCCTCTGGGCGCAAATGAGCCTCAACGCCGCCCAGTGCGCGCACCAACGCTTTGCGCTACCGGCACACACCCAGGCCATCACGGCCATATATGACGAGGTGTTGCAGGCGCGGAGCTGATCAGGGTTCGTCGGGACAGAAACGACAATAGGGTTTGTCTGGGTTCGCGCCTGCCGCGTTTGGCTGCGGCGGCGCGGCGCGCAAAGCCGGGGAGGTGCCTGAGTCGGCAGGTTTTGGATCGCCATTAGAAGGGGATGGCCCGTTGGGTTGCGCATCAGCGGGCGCACTCGCCTTGCCCTGGGCCACCACCGGCTCCGGGTAGGGCAGCTTGCCGCCGAGTTTTTCGTAGCGGTTTTGCAAGTCGCGACTGCCGGGGTTCCAGCGCAGACCTTCGGTCACGACCTTGAGCGCGTCTTGGGGAAGCTTTCTTTCCGCAAGTAAATCCGCCCACGCGATGTAAGCCCTGACGAGACGGGGATCATGGCGAACCGCTGCCTGGTAATCTTGCATCGCTTCCCCATCCCGCCCCCAAAGGGCATAGGCCGTTGCCCTGCCCAAATAGCTCGCGCCAGCCAGGGTGCTACTGGGCACGAGATGCTCCACCATGTAGGTGAATTCATTGACCGCCTCGTGGAGGAAGGATTTCGCGCCCGGAGAGCCGACGGCACGATAATAGCGGTTGATGTGGTTCAAACCAGCACAATAGTGGTGGGCGTTTTTGAACTGTTCCCCAAGCAGGGCGAAGCCACGATCCAGATCTGCTTTTCCACCGCGCAGCTTCCAGGTGCAAAAAGGTGGCAGGGTTCTGAGTTCCTCATCCGTTGGATAGCTGCCCGCGGAAGCGACGGGCATGCCTTCAACCAGCACCACGAGGATGGCTACGGCTGCCAGAATCGTTTTCATCGTTTCGCCTCCTTAACAAGCCGTCGTGTCCGGTCCGCGACGACCGCCCAGTCGAACTCGTGGTGGGCGCGAGCTCGCGCTTGGTCGGCCATCGTTTGTGCGCCGCTGTCGTCGGCAAGCAGCTGGGCCAGCGCCGAAGAGACGGGGCGCACATCGTTCGCGTCGATGCGTAGCCCGGTGACCCCGTGCACGACCGCCGCCCCCGTCCCGCCTGCGTTTCCGGCAAGGGCGGGTTTGCCGCAGGCCGCAGCTTCCAAGAACACCATACCGAACCCCTCCGTGTCGCCGTTGATTTCCCGATTGGGCATCGCGAACACGTCACACGCATTGTACCAACGGGGTAGGTCTTCGCTCGGGACGTGGCCCAAGAAGTGCACACGGTCGGCCACGCCGCAATCTCGCGCCAGGCTATGCAGGTAGTCCCAATCCTCGCCGATGCCGATCAACGCGTAACGCACGGGTCGCCCCTGCTTCAAGAGTTCCGGCAGGCTGCGGATCACCATATCGAAACCCTTACGCCGGGAGAGGCGGCCTACGGACAAGATGAGTTTCTCGTGGGCCGCCAGGCCGATGGAAGCCTTGAGGTCATCGCACGGCAAGCCGGGGCGGAAATGCTCGGTATCGACACCGGGGTGAATCAGAACGATGCGCTGCGGCGCGACCCCCAGCTTGGTCAGCTCGTCGCGCGTAAATTCGCTGTTGGCGATCACCCAGTCCGCATGGCGATACACGAAGCCCATGACGCGGAATTTGGCGGGCTGGCGCCAGGTGGTGATTTCCTCGCCATGGGCATAGACCACCACCGGGATGCGGGCGATGCGCGCCACCAGCCACGCCACCAGCCCTTCCGGCAACACGCGGCCGGCGTGCACGGCCTGGAATCGATGGCGCAGGGCGAGGCCCAGACTCTTGAAGAAAAACTTCCCATACATGGCCAGCGACTCGGGCCTGAGCCACCAATGACGTCGCAGCGAGAGCCGGTGCACCGTGTTGGGATGGGCCGCGTCGTGCTGCGCCGCGCCCGGCACATCCGCCGTTACCACGTGGATGTCCTTGCCGCCCAGACGGCGGTAGACCTGGTCGAACCAGACGGCAGTGCCGCCCTTGGTAGGTAGGTAAAGTTCGGTGATCACGATGAGTCGCACAGCCTAGGCTCTCCGTGGATGATCAGCCTCTATCGGCCACGCGCACCCAGACGGGTGGGCTGCACATCCGGGCCGATGTTGCCATCGCCTGGAAAACTGCTGCACGACCGTGCTTGCGATTGCGCCATCGCGATGCGGGTTTGACAAGGATGAACGCCATGGACAGCCACGCCATTGCTGCTGCCTGGCAAGACAGCCGTTGCCCTCATCCGCGCACCATGGAAAGCACATCCCGGAGCCCTCGGGCAGATTGCCACAGGTTGGGCAACACCGCGCGCACGGCCGCCCAGCGCCGGCCCGTGCGCGCCAGGGCATAGCCCAGGTTCAGGCGCCCCCGCCGCAGCCGCGCCAGCACACCCCGGCGCACCTGCGCGGGATAGGCCACGGACTCGCGCGCCATGGCTTCCAGGGTACGCACGTTCTCCTGCTGCGCCCGCAGCGGATCCCGCCGCGTGGCGCTGGCTTCGTGGATGACATAGGCCGCCATGGGCCGACACACCACGCCCACGCGACGACTCGCCGCACACAGCCGCACCAGGAAAAACACGTCCTCGCACACGCGATAGCCTTCGGGATAACCGCCCAGACGCAGGAAGGTGGCCCGCGGCACCGATAGCGTATGGGTATCGCCGAAATGGTCGGCAACGAAGATCTCGAATTCGTCCGACTCCATCACCACGTGCGGCAAGCCCTTAGCCTTGCGCAGCATTGCCTGGCCGGATTCGTGCTGGTCCATGGAGTGGGAAATGAGGCTACCGTCCGTGCGCACGTAGTCATAGTCGCCGGTGAAGAAATCCAGCCCCGGCCGGGCGGCGATCCATTCTGCGTGCCAGCGCAGCCGGTCTGGGTAATACCAGTCGTCCGCGTCGAGGAAGGCGAGCCAGTCACCAGTGGCCTGGCGCGCGCCGCGGTTGCGCGCCGCAGATACCCCAGCGTTGTCCTGACGCAGATAAAGGATGCGATCCCCATAGCGCCGCGCGACTTCCGGCGTGGCGTCGGTGGAACCATCGTCCACGACGATGATCTCGTGGGCCGTCCAGCTCTGCGCCAGCACCGAGTCTATGGCCCGGGCCAGGCAGGCCGCGCCGTTGAAGACGGGAATGATCACCGAGAAGCGGGGGCCACTCATGTCACGCCTAGTCTCGTCCAACAGTGTGCAAGCCTGGGCGGCCTGACCCAGTCGGCGTCCCTATCGAGGAGTTTTGCGCCCAGTTCCTCGCTCGCGGCGAAACGTAGCTTCGCGTAACGCGCCAAGGCCATTTCCAGGGCGCACCGCAGCGCCTCCCGAGCCTGCGCACCCCTTTGCCCCAGGTAGTTGAAGCGATGGGTTTCCACCAAGCAGGGCCGGCCCGCGCGTACTTGGCGGTCGAGTCCGCTCACCAGCCGCTGGGGGTCATGGCCGCGGGCGGGCTCGAAATAGACGTCACGCACCAGGTAGCGCACACCGGTGGCAGAGGGCGCGCCGTTGTAGAGCCACCGGCGATCTGTGAGTAAACGACCTTGAGCATCACGGCCCGTGTGGCGAGCGCCAGGCGTCACCACCCACTCGACGCCGGCACGCCGCCAAGCGGCTTCCACGTCGTCGTTCCACACGAAGGTATTGGGTACGGCCACGGTCGGTACGCGCCCGAAGCATCGTCGCAAGCACGCCGCCTCTTCGGCAATGGCTTGTTCGATGAGCGCTCCGGCAATGGCTTGGGTGGGCAAGACCGACCCATCCACCCAGCGACTTTGCAGCGCATCCGGCAAGGCTTCCGTGGGTGCCTCCTGCTCGAGCCACCGCCTGACCGCCGGCTGCGCGCGGCTCGCAAGCAGGGCGGGCGGCCAGTAGTGCTCCAGCCCGTGCCACTGGATGGCAAACACGCCCGCCGCAATACCGCTTTCTAAGGCCTCCCGCACCGCGGCCTGGGATGGGTGATCGAGGGTCAGCCGGACGTAGCGCGCCGTCTTGCGCCAGACTTCGCGATCGATGATGCCGCTCACCAGCCCAATGGTCATCACGGCGCTGCGCCCGGTAGCATCGCGAATACTTCTTAGCACTTGTATGAGAGCGTAGAGCGCCCGCGCTTGCTCAGCCACCCGGCCGGGCGCATCCGCCCCCCAGTCGTCGCTCTCCAGGACCAGGACGGGATGGGTGAGGGCCGGCTCGCGCCAGACGGAGAGCAGGCGAGCTGCGTTCACGGCTCGTATCCCATGCGGCGTGCCACCGGTTCGACCATGGGCAGGATACGCTCGATGCGCGCCCGGTTGCAGCCATCTTTCCATTTGTCCAGGCGAATGGCGGAAAAGGCGTTGTAAGGCGTATCCAGCACACGCGCGCAATGCTTTTCCAGGGCGGGCGTGAAACTTAGCTCCGCTTCGCTGAATAGACGCCTGAATTCGTTCACCGGATCGCGCACCAGATCCTCGTAAAACACCTCGGACCACTGGTTGGGCGAGAGAAGGGCCCTGGCTTCGAGGATGGCCTGGTTGATGGCCACATACTGAAAGGCGCACACCTCCTCGATCGAGGCGCGGCTATAAGCACGCCAGCCCTCGGCGAGAAAGAAGCACCAGCGAGTATAGCGGCCGCCATCGATGGCCACCTGCTCCGGCAGCTCCGCCGACCAGGTGGCGAACTCCTCCGGCTTGCCCCACCCTTCGATCAGACTGTTCACGTTGTCGCCGGGGCTACGCTTGACGTAAACGAAATGCGCATCCGG
Proteins encoded:
- a CDS encoding glycosyltransferase, coding for MRTCLLINNSPQPGRARLAKLGGGGMSLLGLMSKLPEYGWQPHVVVPGEGQFTEHARALGLPVEVYPFQPLTASRPLACALGTLHWYRLFRRVRPAIIHGNGFDLSRSFALAAGLAGIPYVTHVRFPVDEAGARWTLHGLPKPAAFIFNSQAMRDALWPLLQRMTPRSRPYVVHNAVDLERFPHAPLPATPPFRVGIVANFAPFKRHEDFLRMAAILLGHRTDLAFWIVGEDTEGTGRRAQLEQLTRSLGIEAHVQFLGHRTDIPDILRQLFVLIVPSQFEPFGRVVVEAMACGRPVIGSRSGGIPEIIEDGKTGFLRNVGDVHGFAEAVLTLLSNPTLWAQMSLNAAQCAHQRFALPAHTQAITAIYDEVLQARS
- a CDS encoding glycosyltransferase family 4 protein; its protein translation is MRLIVITELYLPTKGGTAVWFDQVYRRLGGKDIHVVTADVPGAAQHDAAHPNTVHRLSLRRHWWLRPESLAMYGKFFFKSLGLALRHRFQAVHAGRVLPEGLVAWLVARIARIPVVVYAHGEEITTWRQPAKFRVMGFVYRHADWVIANSEFTRDELTKLGVAPQRIVLIHPGVDTEHFRPGLPCDDLKASIGLAAHEKLILSVGRLSRRKGFDMVIRSLPELLKQGRPVRYALIGIGEDWDYLHSLARDCGVADRVHFLGHVPSEDLPRWYNACDVFAMPNREINGDTEGFGMVFLEAAACGKPALAGNAGGTGAAVVHGVTGLRIDANDVRPVSSALAQLLADDSGAQTMADQARARAHHEFDWAVVADRTRRLVKEAKR
- a CDS encoding glycosyltransferase — encoded protein: MSGPRFSVIIPVFNGAACLARAIDSVLAQSWTAHEIIVVDDGSTDATPEVARRYGDRILYLRQDNAGVSAARNRGARQATGDWLAFLDADDWYYPDRLRWHAEWIAARPGLDFFTGDYDYVRTDGSLISHSMDQHESGQAMLRKAKGLPHVVMESDEFEIFVADHFGDTHTLSVPRATFLRLGGYPEGYRVCEDVFFLVRLCAASRRVGVVCRPMAAYVIHEASATRRDPLRAQQENVRTLEAMARESVAYPAQVRRGVLARLRRGRLNLGYALARTGRRWAAVRAVLPNLWQSARGLRDVLSMVRG
- a CDS encoding sulfotransferase family protein, whose protein sequence is MSEFWVKVDKTLRHHAQAGRRVLRGVIWDLLRPAASRPVIILGCSRAGTTLVYKTFSESLELGSLQRETHDFWMALHHPRARNWDTHALDARHASPADRDYVTRYFYAWTGRSRWVDKNNQNGLCVPYLHALFPDAHFVYVKRSPGDNVNSLIEGWGKPEEFATWSAELPEQVAIDGGRYTRWCFFLAEGWRAYSRASIEEVCAFQYVAINQAILEARALLSPNQWSEVFYEDLVRDPVNEFRRLFSEAELSFTPALEKHCARVLDTPYNAFSAIRLDKWKDGCNRARIERILPMVEPVARRMGYEP